In a single window of the Christensenella timonensis genome:
- the rbr gene encoding rubrerythrin has product MADLKGTKTEKNLQAAFAGESQARNKYTYYASKARKEGYNQIADIFEETAFNEKEHAKIWFKLLHEDDIPDTITNLKDAADGENYEWTDMYDSFAKEAKEEGFDKIAFLFELVGKIEKKHEERYRKLLENVENGVVFSRDGDMIWQCANCGHVVIGKKAPQICPVCAHPQAYFQIKAENY; this is encoded by the coding sequence ATGGCAGATTTAAAAGGAACGAAAACAGAAAAAAACTTACAGGCGGCTTTTGCGGGGGAATCGCAGGCGAGGAACAAGTACACTTATTATGCGTCCAAGGCAAGGAAAGAAGGCTATAACCAGATCGCGGATATTTTTGAAGAAACGGCGTTCAATGAAAAAGAGCACGCGAAGATTTGGTTCAAGCTCCTGCATGAGGACGATATCCCGGATACCATCACAAACTTAAAGGACGCGGCAGACGGTGAAAATTACGAATGGACGGATATGTACGATTCGTTTGCCAAGGAAGCGAAGGAAGAAGGCTTTGACAAGATCGCGTTCCTCTTTGAACTGGTTGGGAAGATCGAGAAAAAGCATGAAGAAAGATACCGCAAGCTTTTGGAGAACGTGGAAAACGGCGTTGTGTTCTCGCGCGACGGGGATATGATCTGGCAGTGCGCGAACTGCGGACATGTTGTGATTGGGAAAAAAGCGCCGCAGATCTGCCCGGTATGTGCACATCCGCAGGCATATTTCCAGATCAAAGCGGAAAATTATTGA